The proteins below are encoded in one region of Neisseria macacae ATCC 33926:
- a CDS encoding cell division protein ZipA C-terminal FtsZ-binding domain-containing protein — protein sequence MIFIVLGLAVILAVIAYNMYQENQYRKQVREQFGHSDKDALLNSKTSHVRDGKESGGKGLFVKKANKAQEAALRNLQEQDEIFAAKAKLAKPSAIKTDVELAIEDDFTDEPVQHTVIGLNNEITTQTASDEPVNLPSAANQPLVSLDELSQVELPWFDPRFDYLAYIALSEAQELHALPRLSNRHRFQIIGCTMDDRFQVAEPIPSVYYQGFVVGLQAVSRNGLATQEELQQFNQQVDTFAQLMGGKVLHTDLAAFTEVAQALDTFCARVDQTIAIHLVSHSNISGVELRASVENLGFVLGEDGAFHYTGQTGSPMFAIHSLTGDAFTNALLDNQSYKGFSMLLDIPHAPAGEKTFDLFMDLAVRLSGQLGLDLVNDKMEEVSTQWLKDIRNYVLARQEEMVKVGIKPGSKQALRLFS from the coding sequence ATGATTTTCATCGTCTTAGGCTTGGCAGTCATCCTTGCCGTCATCGCCTACAATATGTACCAAGAAAACCAATACCGCAAACAGGTGCGCGAGCAGTTCGGCCACTCCGACAAAGACGCGCTCCTGAACAGTAAAACCAGCCATGTGCGCGACGGTAAAGAATCCGGCGGCAAAGGCCTGTTCGTCAAAAAAGCGAACAAAGCCCAAGAAGCCGCGCTGCGCAATCTGCAAGAACAAGACGAAATCTTCGCCGCCAAAGCCAAACTCGCCAAACCTTCCGCCATCAAAACCGATGTCGAGTTGGCGATTGAAGACGACTTTACCGACGAGCCGGTACAGCATACCGTCATCGGGCTGAACAACGAAATCACCACCCAAACCGCCAGCGACGAGCCGGTCAACCTGCCGTCCGCCGCCAACCAACCTTTGGTCAGCTTGGACGAATTGTCTCAAGTCGAATTGCCGTGGTTTGACCCGCGCTTCGACTACCTCGCCTACATCGCCCTCTCTGAAGCGCAAGAGCTGCACGCCCTGCCCCGCCTGTCCAACCGCCACCGTTTCCAAATCATCGGCTGCACCATGGACGACCGCTTCCAAGTTGCCGAACCGATTCCGAGCGTGTATTACCAAGGTTTCGTCGTCGGCCTGCAAGCAGTCAGCCGCAACGGTTTGGCAACCCAAGAAGAATTGCAACAGTTCAACCAACAGGTTGACACCTTCGCCCAACTGATGGGCGGCAAAGTCCTCCACACCGATTTGGCGGCATTTACCGAAGTCGCGCAGGCATTGGATACCTTCTGCGCCCGCGTCGATCAAACCATCGCCATCCACTTGGTTTCACACAGCAACATCAGCGGCGTCGAACTGCGCGCTTCTGTTGAAAACCTCGGTTTTGTGTTGGGCGAAGACGGCGCATTCCACTACACCGGACAAACCGGCAGCCCGATGTTTGCCATCCACAGTCTCACAGGCGACGCGTTTACCAACGCCCTCTTGGACAACCAGTCCTACAAAGGCTTCAGCATGTTGCTCGATATCCCGCACGCACCTGCCGGCGAAAAAACCTTCGACCTCTTCATGGACTTGGCGGTACGCCTCTCCGGTCAGTTGGGCTTGGATTTGGTCAACGACAAAATGGAAGAAGTTTCTACCCAATGGCTCAAAGACATTCGCAATTACGTCTTGGCGCGTCAGGAAGAAATGGTCAAAGTCGGCATCAAACCCGGCAGCAAACAAGCCCTGCGCCTGTTTTCCTAA
- the ampD gene encoding 1,6-anhydro-N-acetylmuramyl-L-alanine amidase AmpD — protein sequence MNLPSECQDIDWQQGWWQPARRAFSPNFEPRAESETVSLVVLHNISLPPFEYGTGAVEKLFTNRIDPDEHPFFSVIHTLRVSSHFLITREGEAVQFVSCDDMAYHAGVSSFRGREKCNAFSVGIELEGCDFEPFTEAQYQTLETLLKALVGHYPITAVTGHQDIAPDRKTDPGHFFDWQRLQAAGFPVVR from the coding sequence ATGAATCTTCCGTCCGAATGCCAAGACATTGACTGGCAACAAGGCTGGTGGCAGCCTGCGCGCCGCGCGTTTTCACCAAACTTCGAACCGCGGGCAGAATCAGAAACCGTGTCGCTGGTGGTTTTACACAATATTTCGCTGCCGCCTTTCGAATATGGGACGGGCGCGGTGGAAAAACTGTTTACCAACCGCATCGACCCCGATGAACATCCGTTTTTCAGCGTCATCCACACCTTGCGCGTTTCCAGCCACTTTTTGATTACCCGCGAGGGCGAGGCGGTGCAGTTCGTTTCTTGCGACGATATGGCATACCACGCAGGCGTATCGTCGTTTCGCGGACGCGAAAAGTGCAATGCGTTTTCGGTCGGTATCGAATTGGAAGGCTGCGATTTCGAACCGTTTACTGAAGCACAATATCAAACGCTGGAAACTCTGTTGAAAGCGTTGGTTGGGCATTATCCCATCACCGCCGTTACCGGCCATCAAGACATTGCGCCCGACCGCAAAACCGATCCCGGCCACTTTTTCGATTGGCAAAGATTGCAGGCGGCAGGTTTTCCAGTTGTCCGTTAA